A DNA window from Chitinibacter fontanus contains the following coding sequences:
- a CDS encoding transporter substrate-binding domain-containing protein, whose product MLRTMIAVALLSTATMAAAASLESIQRNGSIVIGVRDSSPPFSQLDPQTRALKGYDIEFALGIAKRLNVKPIFKTLESNDRLPWLKQGKADIVVAVLSRTPEREKEIDFSVGYFVTDTRILAKKGRFKSDKDLAGAYLSAVNASTGAKILRQSFPKTKVAEFDDVPETIKALNADIVEGVVDDAPVLALALNKLPEPQRSKYALSDFALALEVYSVGIPKGEKTLQTAINNALVDMENTGEAQAIFTRWFGPNSSAPIVRIFKINPSRN is encoded by the coding sequence ATGTTGCGTACCATGATTGCGGTGGCCCTACTGAGTACAGCCACCATGGCCGCGGCCGCGTCGCTGGAATCGATCCAGCGTAATGGCTCGATTGTAATTGGTGTGCGTGATTCATCGCCGCCTTTTTCGCAGCTTGATCCACAAACCCGCGCGCTAAAAGGGTATGACATTGAGTTTGCGCTTGGCATCGCCAAGCGCCTGAATGTAAAACCCATTTTCAAAACATTGGAATCGAATGATCGCTTGCCATGGTTAAAGCAAGGCAAGGCCGATATTGTGGTGGCAGTGTTATCCCGCACGCCAGAGCGGGAAAAAGAAATTGATTTCAGTGTGGGTTATTTTGTGACCGACACGCGAATTCTGGCCAAGAAAGGCCGTTTTAAATCGGATAAAGATTTGGCTGGTGCCTATCTTTCTGCGGTTAATGCCTCGACCGGTGCCAAAATATTGCGTCAGAGCTTCCCAAAAACCAAGGTGGCCGAGTTTGATGATGTACCGGAAACTATTAAGGCGCTGAACGCGGATATTGTAGAAGGTGTGGTCGATGATGCACCCGTATTGGCCTTGGCACTCAATAAACTACCTGAGCCGCAACGCAGCAAATATGCCTTGAGCGATTTTGCACTTGCGCTGGAAGTGTACTCGGTCGGCATCCCTAAGGGCGAAAAGACGCTGCAAACCGCCATTAATAATGCTTTGGTTGATATGGAAAACACCGGTGAGGCACAAGCCATCTTTACTCGCTGGTTCGGCCCAAATAGTAGCGCGCCAATTGTACGGATCTTCAAAATCAATCCAAGCCGCAATTAA
- a CDS encoding sugar isomerase domain-containing protein has translation MSQYAADYLHKVIALITRVHDEQLPQLNQAAVHIADTLQAGGLLHVFGSGHSQLLAAELFYRAGGLVPVNAILDLPLSVMQAARRSTWLERVPGYAAQLLQDEPVRAGDTLIVISNSGRNAVPIEMALAAKAQGATVIALTSLSFSQSISSRHSSGQRLFEVADLVLDNYGVDGDALVAVPGCPVKVSASSTAVGSALLQAVAAATVAELAARGIEAPVWQSANGDEGEARNAAHWQAMHQRIKRL, from the coding sequence ATGAGCCAATACGCTGCCGATTATTTGCATAAAGTCATTGCGCTGATCACGCGCGTACACGACGAACAACTCCCCCAACTCAACCAAGCAGCGGTGCATATTGCCGATACCTTGCAGGCCGGTGGCTTGCTGCATGTCTTTGGCAGCGGCCACTCGCAGCTATTGGCCGCCGAGTTGTTCTACCGCGCTGGTGGCTTAGTGCCCGTCAATGCCATCCTCGACTTACCACTCTCTGTGATGCAAGCGGCACGCCGCTCAACCTGGCTAGAACGTGTGCCTGGCTATGCGGCCCAACTATTGCAGGACGAGCCAGTTCGGGCAGGGGATACCCTCATCGTTATTTCCAACTCGGGCCGCAATGCAGTACCGATTGAAATGGCACTGGCGGCGAAAGCACAAGGTGCCACCGTCATTGCCCTGACCTCGCTGAGTTTTTCCCAAAGCATTAGCTCACGGCATAGCAGCGGGCAACGCTTGTTTGAAGTGGCCGATTTGGTGCTCGATAATTACGGCGTTGATGGTGATGCGCTGGTGGCAGTACCCGGTTGTCCGGTTAAAGTGTCGGCCTCATCCACCGCCGTCGGCAGTGCCTTACTGCAAGCCGTGGCTGCCGCTACCGTGGCCGAGCTCGCCGCCCGAGGCATCGAAGCCCCGGTCTGGCAAAGCGCGAATGGCGATGAAGGTGAGGCTCGCAATGCCGCACATTGGCAAGCCATGCATCAGCGTATAAAGCGCTTATAA
- a CDS encoding MFS transporter: MSTAATVRAAVSDAAQRTQYRVLAAISCAHFLNDMMQSLILALYPLLKGTYHLSFTQLGLLTLTYQLAASILQPLVGQFTDRRPQQHALVLGMGFTLSGLLLLSQANTFPLLLLAAALVGTGSSIFHPEASRIARLASGGQHGLAQSLFQVGGNAGSACGPLLAALIVIPLGQASLAWFSVAALVAMGVLRWISQWFANQQPRSSHKSSHHSAPFSRPKTMWVMAVLLTLLMTKFVYMASFQSYYTFYLIERFALAPQQAQLLLFVFLFAVALGTLLGGPIGDRIGRKAVIWFSILGAAPFAMLLPYVGLMGTVALSFIVGLIMSSAFSAMLVYAQDLLPGKVGTVAGLFFGLAFGIAGLGAALVGRMTDHYGIVNVYQVLAYLPLLGIVAGLLPKIKH, from the coding sequence ATGAGTACCGCCGCCACCGTGCGGGCCGCAGTTAGCGATGCAGCCCAGCGCACTCAATATCGCGTGCTAGCTGCCATTAGCTGCGCGCATTTTCTGAATGACATGATGCAATCGCTGATTCTGGCCTTGTATCCGCTGCTCAAAGGCACCTATCACCTGAGTTTTACCCAGCTGGGTTTGCTCACGCTCACCTATCAGTTGGCGGCCTCGATCTTGCAACCGCTAGTTGGGCAATTTACCGATCGCCGCCCGCAACAGCATGCCCTTGTGCTGGGGATGGGTTTTACTTTATCGGGCTTGCTGCTGCTATCGCAAGCCAATACCTTCCCTCTCCTTCTGCTGGCTGCCGCCTTAGTGGGCACGGGTTCATCCATTTTTCACCCTGAAGCATCGCGGATTGCCCGACTGGCTTCAGGCGGGCAGCATGGCTTAGCACAATCCTTATTTCAGGTGGGCGGCAATGCCGGTAGTGCTTGCGGGCCACTGCTGGCCGCGCTGATTGTGATTCCATTGGGGCAAGCTAGCCTAGCTTGGTTCTCGGTGGCGGCCTTAGTGGCCATGGGCGTGTTACGCTGGATTAGCCAGTGGTTTGCCAATCAACAGCCACGCAGCAGTCACAAAAGCAGCCATCACAGCGCACCGTTTTCTCGCCCCAAAACCATGTGGGTAATGGCGGTACTGCTTACCTTGCTGATGACCAAATTTGTCTACATGGCCAGCTTTCAAAGCTACTACACGTTTTACCTAATCGAGCGCTTTGCACTGGCACCACAACAAGCACAATTATTGTTGTTTGTGTTTCTGTTTGCCGTCGCGTTAGGCACCTTGCTGGGCGGGCCAATTGGCGATCGCATCGGGCGCAAGGCAGTCATCTGGTTTTCGATTCTGGGTGCCGCACCATTTGCCATGTTGCTGCCCTATGTTGGCTTAATGGGCACCGTCGCGCTGAGTTTTATCGTGGGCTTGATTATGTCCTCGGCCTTCTCGGCCATGTTGGTCTACGCGCAAGATTTATTGCCGGGTAAAGTTGGCACAGTCGCAGGCCTGTTCTTTGGTTTGGCGTTTGGGATTGCCGGTCTGGGTGCCGCATTAGTGGGGCGCATGACCGATCACTACGGCATTGTGAATGTGTATCAAGTCTTGGCCTACCTGCCTTTACTGGGCATCGTGGCAGGGCTGCTACCCAAAATTAAACATTAA
- a CDS encoding MCP four helix bundle domain-containing protein — protein sequence MKISQKLMALIALAALAIVLLTAVNYSKFQDVQMRSQEISDDAVPSVVLIGEISLGFATARRDVLGHIIETDTEKMKVIEAQLNEEITQVHTKIDAYRKYAGSDAGKQNIAELEKQLATWESSIKEVIHLSNGGSQDAAQEVVRNKVTPIAMKVFEQLNIATKRNLEGTDAAKAAINNSISAAISISVGLGIALIIAIIVIGLFIARSITNPLNEMRSFVVQLGNDYDFTRRLRIQNRDEIGESLTALNGLIDTLQNSLKQLSRIGRDVTGTATGLSTASHQLSATSQDVSSAASSMAAGLKK from the coding sequence ATGAAAATCTCGCAAAAATTAATGGCCCTAATTGCCTTGGCCGCACTCGCAATCGTCCTGCTTACCGCAGTGAACTACAGCAAATTTCAAGATGTTCAAATGCGTTCACAAGAAATTAGCGACGATGCGGTACCTTCAGTCGTGCTAATTGGTGAAATCAGCCTAGGTTTTGCCACCGCTCGCCGTGATGTGCTGGGTCACATCATTGAAACCGACACCGAGAAAATGAAGGTTATTGAAGCACAGCTGAACGAAGAAATCACTCAAGTACACACCAAGATTGATGCCTACCGTAAATATGCGGGTAGCGACGCAGGGAAACAAAACATTGCCGAGCTAGAAAAACAATTAGCTACATGGGAAAGCAGCATCAAAGAGGTGATCCACCTTTCGAATGGCGGTAGCCAAGACGCAGCACAAGAAGTTGTTCGCAATAAAGTAACCCCAATTGCAATGAAAGTGTTTGAGCAGCTCAACATTGCAACTAAGCGTAATCTAGAAGGAACCGATGCGGCCAAAGCCGCCATTAACAACTCAATTTCAGCCGCCATCAGTATTTCAGTCGGGCTAGGAATTGCACTAATCATTGCCATCATTGTGATCGGTTTGTTCATTGCTCGCAGCATTACCAACCCGCTCAATGAAATGCGCAGCTTCGTGGTACAACTCGGTAATGACTACGATTTCACTCGCCGCCTGCGGATTCAAAACCGCGATGAAATCGGCGAATCACTGACCGCCCTGAATGGCCTGATTGATACCCTGCAAAATAGTCTGAAACAGCTAAGCCGCATTGGCCGCGATGTCACCGGCACCGCCACGGGCCTCTCCACTGCCAGCCACCAGCTTTCCGCAACTTCACAAGATGTCAGCAGCGCAGCATCGAGCATGGCCGCGGGGTTGAAGAAGTGA
- a CDS encoding YitT family protein — protein sequence MPKRHTWLEDAQGLFSGVLLMALAIQFFKHAGLLTGGVTGLAFLLHYATHWAYGLIFFAISIPFYVFAYRVLGREFTLKTFCCIALLSLLADWLPRWISFAQLDPLFASVIGGLLAGVGILMLIRHKASLGGVTVLALFTQQRFGWRAGHVQLGFDLAILACGMAMVSGPKLLYSIIGALALNLVIAINHRPGRYMGM from the coding sequence ATGCCAAAACGCCATACTTGGCTAGAGGATGCTCAAGGTCTGTTCTCAGGCGTATTGTTGATGGCACTGGCGATTCAGTTTTTCAAACATGCCGGTTTACTCACCGGCGGGGTGACTGGTTTAGCATTTTTACTGCACTACGCAACGCATTGGGCCTATGGGCTGATTTTCTTTGCCATCAGTATCCCATTTTACGTTTTCGCCTATCGGGTCTTAGGGCGCGAATTCACCTTAAAAACATTCTGTTGTATTGCGCTTTTGTCACTACTCGCCGATTGGCTGCCGCGCTGGATTAGTTTTGCCCAGCTGGATCCCTTATTTGCCAGCGTGATTGGTGGACTGCTTGCTGGCGTGGGTATTTTGATGTTGATTCGCCATAAAGCCAGTTTAGGCGGCGTAACCGTACTAGCCTTATTTACCCAACAACGTTTCGGTTGGCGTGCCGGACATGTGCAACTGGGGTTTGACCTTGCCATTCTGGCCTGCGGGATGGCCATGGTTAGTGGCCCAAAGTTGCTGTACTCAATTATTGGTGCACTGGCACTCAATCTGGTGATTGCAATCAATCACCGCCCTGGCCGTTATATGGGTATGTAA
- a CDS encoding amino acid permease → MSTTSPPNTLRRNLKARHLSMIAIGGSIGTGLFVASGATIAQAGPGGAMAGYLLIGLMVYFLMTSLGELAAYMPVSGSFATYGARFVDPGFGFALGWNYWYNWAVTIAVELVAAQLIMAFWFPDVPGIYWSAGFLAVMFALNYISVRGFGEAEFWCSLIKVVTVIVFIVTGLLMVAGIMHGGEQAGWHNFTTGDAPFVGGLPAMIGVMMVAGFSFQGTELIGVAAGEAENPHRAIPRAIRQVFWRILLFYVIAIFLIGMLIPYTDPHLLKNDIADIGVSPFTLVFQNAGLAFAAALMNAVILTAIISAGNSGMYASTRMLYTLAAQGLAPKVFAKLADNGVPRNALYATTAVGMLCFLTALGEDKTVYLWLLNMSGMTGFIAWLGIAISHYRFRQGFLAQGHSLEELPYQSPFFPYGPLFAFALCLLVMLGQNYQAFMAGNIDWIGVIATYIGIPMFFAIWFGYRWKYKTRFVKNHEMSFADANEAPVHSEKR, encoded by the coding sequence ATGAGTACAACTTCTCCTCCGAATACTTTGCGGCGCAATTTAAAAGCGCGCCATCTTTCCATGATTGCGATTGGTGGTTCGATCGGTACTGGGCTGTTTGTCGCCTCGGGCGCGACCATTGCCCAGGCGGGGCCGGGCGGTGCAATGGCAGGGTATTTGCTGATTGGTTTGATGGTGTATTTCTTGATGACCAGTCTGGGTGAGCTGGCAGCATATATGCCGGTCTCTGGCTCGTTTGCCACCTATGGCGCGCGCTTTGTTGACCCTGGCTTTGGTTTTGCGCTGGGTTGGAACTATTGGTACAACTGGGCGGTGACGATTGCCGTTGAATTGGTGGCGGCGCAATTGATTATGGCGTTCTGGTTTCCGGATGTGCCCGGCATTTATTGGAGTGCAGGTTTTCTGGCGGTGATGTTCGCACTCAATTACATTTCGGTGCGTGGCTTTGGCGAGGCTGAGTTTTGGTGCTCACTGATCAAAGTGGTGACGGTGATTGTGTTTATTGTCACCGGCCTACTGATGGTGGCTGGCATCATGCACGGTGGTGAACAAGCGGGCTGGCATAACTTCACTACTGGTGATGCACCATTTGTGGGTGGTTTGCCCGCCATGATTGGTGTGATGATGGTGGCCGGTTTTTCTTTTCAAGGCACTGAGCTGATCGGTGTGGCTGCGGGCGAAGCGGAAAACCCGCACCGCGCGATTCCCCGTGCGATTCGCCAAGTGTTTTGGCGTATCCTGCTGTTTTATGTGATCGCTATTTTCCTGATTGGTATGTTGATTCCCTATACCGATCCGCATCTGTTGAAGAACGATATTGCCGATATTGGCGTCAGCCCGTTTACCTTGGTATTCCAAAATGCGGGTTTAGCATTTGCGGCCGCATTGATGAATGCCGTGATTTTGACGGCGATTATTTCGGCCGGTAACTCGGGGATGTACGCGTCAACGCGGATGCTTTACACCTTGGCTGCGCAGGGTTTGGCGCCCAAAGTATTTGCTAAGTTGGCGGATAACGGCGTGCCGCGTAATGCGCTGTACGCGACGACAGCAGTCGGAATGTTGTGCTTTTTAACCGCCTTGGGTGAAGATAAAACGGTGTATTTGTGGCTGCTGAATATGTCGGGGATGACCGGCTTTATCGCCTGGCTAGGGATCGCAATCAGCCACTACCGATTCCGCCAAGGCTTTTTGGCACAAGGGCATTCATTGGAAGAATTGCCGTACCAATCGCCGTTTTTCCCGTACGGGCCATTGTTTGCCTTTGCCTTGTGTTTGCTGGTGATGCTGGGGCAGAACTATCAGGCATTTATGGCTGGAAATATTGATTGGATCGGCGTTATTGCCACCTATATCGGTATTCCAATGTTCTTTGCCATCTGGTTTGGTTATCGTTGGAAATACAAAACTCGTTTTGTGAAAAACCATGAAATGAGCTTTGCAGATGCCAATGAGGCACCGGTGCATAGTGAGAAACGGTGA
- a CDS encoding NAD(P)H-dependent oxidoreductase, whose translation MSNILIINAAKEMAHSAGRLNDSLTLLAQQTLLEQGHEVALTQLEAGYDLDEEVAKILAADLIIYQMPAWWMGPPWTLKKYFDEVFTHGHGKLYANDGRSRTNPGRHYGSGGLLQGKQYMLSVTWNAPVEAFSVPGQFFEGRGVDAVYFPVHKANQFLGMTPLPTFMCNDVIKAPNIDADFCRYRAHLQTYVLAQPETLVL comes from the coding sequence ATGTCCAATATTCTAATCATCAATGCGGCAAAAGAAATGGCGCATTCAGCAGGACGACTTAATGACTCATTAACCCTGCTGGCACAGCAAACTTTGCTGGAGCAAGGTCATGAAGTAGCGCTGACCCAACTGGAAGCGGGTTACGATCTGGATGAAGAAGTCGCTAAGATTCTGGCTGCCGATCTGATTATTTACCAAATGCCCGCATGGTGGATGGGGCCGCCTTGGACGCTTAAAAAATATTTTGATGAAGTATTTACCCACGGTCATGGCAAGCTGTATGCCAATGACGGGCGCTCGCGTACTAATCCAGGGCGCCATTATGGTTCGGGCGGCTTGCTGCAAGGTAAGCAATATATGTTGTCGGTGACGTGGAATGCGCCAGTTGAGGCATTCAGTGTACCAGGGCAGTTTTTTGAAGGTCGCGGTGTCGATGCTGTGTACTTCCCAGTACACAAAGCCAACCAGTTTTTAGGCATGACACCGCTACCAACGTTCATGTGCAATGACGTCATCAAAGCCCCTAATATTGACGCGGATTTCTGTCGTTACCGCGCCCATCTGCAAACTTACGTCTTGGCGCAGCCCGAAACGCTGGTGCTGTAG
- a CDS encoding AraC family transcriptional regulator, translated as MLVERVGPLRDMQGALLHGKAADHQPGSMTPRHWHEVTQLLYAISGVMRVITPLGQWIVPPNRGIWVPPGVWHEVLMIGHVEVRSIYVRPDAIGGLPEHCCVLAITPLMRELILAAINIDYQEQPIPPRSQLIAQLLLNEVKTLETLPLQLPMPNDPLLAHIGRALLAAPDDSRTTEDWAAEVGVDARTLQRRFAKATGMTLGDWRRQARLLNALERLALGERVLDVALDCGYSSPSAFSAMFKRQFGIAPSSFFQD; from the coding sequence ATGCTAGTTGAACGAGTTGGCCCATTGCGTGATATGCAGGGGGCGCTATTACACGGCAAGGCCGCCGACCACCAGCCCGGCTCCATGACGCCGCGCCACTGGCACGAGGTGACGCAATTGCTCTACGCGATTAGTGGTGTGATGCGGGTCATTACCCCGCTGGGGCAGTGGATCGTGCCGCCCAATCGCGGGATCTGGGTGCCACCTGGGGTATGGCATGAAGTGTTAATGATTGGTCACGTTGAAGTCCGCTCGATATATGTACGCCCCGATGCGATTGGTGGGTTACCTGAGCATTGTTGTGTACTCGCGATTACACCGTTGATGCGTGAATTGATTTTGGCGGCCATTAACATCGATTACCAAGAGCAGCCGATTCCGCCCCGCAGTCAGCTTATCGCCCAGCTCTTACTCAATGAGGTGAAAACGCTGGAAACGCTGCCACTGCAATTGCCAATGCCAAATGACCCGCTGCTGGCCCATATTGGCCGAGCCTTGCTCGCCGCGCCAGATGATAGCCGCACGACCGAAGATTGGGCGGCGGAGGTAGGCGTTGATGCGCGTACGCTCCAGCGACGGTTTGCCAAAGCCACTGGGATGACCTTGGGTGACTGGCGTCGCCAAGCTCGTTTGCTTAATGCTTTGGAACGCCTTGCACTGGGAGAGCGAGTGCTGGATGTCGCGCTCGATTGCGGTTATAGCAGCCCGAGTGCCTTCAGCGCCATGTTCAAACGACAATTCGGTATTGCGCCGAGTAGCTTCTTTCAAGACTAG
- a CDS encoding ATP-binding protein produces MDTALRRIDRISRDHPHLAFKLAIHFADQAEQSGRSDLLLDSCYVRYLIHERRGETNLIANEIEAGIQQAHQLGLTAQGARLLQARGRIAQIEGRYQQAIEAWMQALELAHVCEDYATAVEARIGLAQANTELKNPDEGYRYLLAAKSDVEHSGDDYLAAKYAINLGVSAIQYEQWDRALSYFQTGLHYSIQGHIREYIAESYWHLGHTEMELGQLPIAEQHLAQAIELAQKFHYLWLESVCLDSQAELYQRQNNPRAEIECLCRAYRLAEQTGSLARQLDYAIDLVDANEREGQFAAALHWMHIERRLNTEHFRRSLEPVHRNMKALDISEQDAHEQLLTLSLQDDVGLAPLLAKAKPLLNVDWLGLWFSNPYLDSGELAAEAPPSQNTARLITRSEFPASHRLLNQLLSPLPLSRATLHEAASEFARLLGHPISSLMFVPIRQANRIGLLLLSNGQGEGHHNWSRDDVFRASLLQQLIERWLANEERQQLQQEIERGERVSALGSLVAAVAHDLNTPTGICITTASILENNVAELNAQFESGKMAKSTLASFIEQQSSACDTINRNLQRIVSLIERFRDIPKQQYSDHWQMVNLAQLISGLSHEQAHLFAKQTIQIQLQGDDRLHTAVPIMTLAQIITQLFENAAKHAFIGRPTGTITLAWARKAQQIQLSYQDNGLGMPADLVRKIFDPFFTSKFGQGTNGLGMTRVYQLITQQMHGTVRVESEMGQGLSINLSWPEPDKTEIKPEYS; encoded by the coding sequence TTGGATACGGCGCTCAGACGAATCGACCGGATTTCCCGTGATCATCCCCATTTAGCGTTCAAGCTAGCGATTCACTTTGCCGATCAGGCTGAGCAAAGTGGTCGCAGCGATTTATTGCTCGATAGCTGCTATGTGCGCTATCTAATCCACGAACGGCGCGGCGAAACCAATCTGATTGCCAATGAGATCGAGGCCGGAATCCAACAAGCCCATCAGTTAGGATTAACCGCCCAAGGGGCGCGTTTATTACAGGCACGTGGACGAATTGCACAAATAGAAGGCCGCTACCAACAAGCCATTGAGGCCTGGATGCAAGCTTTGGAGCTCGCCCACGTTTGTGAAGATTATGCCACCGCCGTGGAAGCCCGCATTGGCTTAGCTCAAGCCAATACCGAGCTTAAAAACCCTGACGAGGGCTATCGCTATTTACTGGCTGCCAAATCCGACGTTGAACATTCTGGCGATGATTATCTCGCTGCCAAATACGCCATCAATCTGGGAGTCAGTGCGATTCAATACGAGCAGTGGGATCGCGCATTAAGCTATTTTCAAACTGGTTTGCACTATTCAATTCAAGGTCATATTCGCGAATACATTGCTGAATCCTACTGGCACCTAGGTCACACTGAAATGGAGCTGGGGCAACTACCGATTGCAGAGCAGCATTTAGCTCAAGCGATAGAGCTAGCGCAAAAATTTCATTATCTGTGGTTAGAAAGCGTATGCCTCGATTCACAGGCCGAGTTATATCAACGGCAAAATAATCCCCGCGCGGAAATCGAATGTCTTTGTCGGGCGTATCGCCTTGCCGAACAAACCGGCTCACTCGCCCGCCAGCTGGATTACGCGATTGACCTTGTCGATGCCAACGAGCGAGAAGGGCAATTTGCTGCCGCATTGCATTGGATGCACATCGAACGGCGGCTCAATACCGAACATTTTCGCCGCAGCCTGGAGCCAGTACATCGCAATATGAAAGCACTGGATATCTCTGAACAAGATGCCCATGAACAATTACTCACGCTGTCTTTACAAGACGATGTGGGGCTTGCACCACTACTCGCCAAGGCCAAACCATTACTAAATGTAGATTGGTTGGGCTTATGGTTTAGCAATCCTTATCTCGATAGCGGCGAACTGGCCGCTGAAGCACCCCCTAGCCAAAATACTGCGCGGCTAATCACCCGGAGTGAATTTCCCGCCAGCCATCGCTTGCTCAATCAACTACTCAGCCCGCTCCCCTTATCGCGCGCCACCTTGCATGAAGCCGCCAGCGAATTTGCCCGTTTATTGGGACATCCGATTTCATCGCTAATGTTTGTGCCAATCCGGCAAGCCAATCGCATCGGCTTACTGCTATTGAGTAATGGTCAGGGCGAAGGACATCACAACTGGTCGCGTGACGATGTATTTCGTGCCAGCCTATTGCAGCAGTTAATCGAGCGCTGGCTGGCTAATGAGGAACGGCAACAATTACAACAAGAAATCGAACGTGGCGAACGAGTCAGTGCTTTGGGCTCGCTGGTTGCAGCGGTCGCCCACGATCTGAATACCCCAACCGGCATCTGCATCACTACGGCCAGCATTTTGGAAAACAATGTCGCCGAGCTGAATGCACAGTTTGAATCCGGCAAAATGGCCAAATCGACGCTAGCGAGCTTCATCGAGCAACAAAGCTCAGCCTGCGACACCATCAATCGCAATTTGCAACGTATCGTTAGCCTGATCGAACGCTTTCGCGATATTCCAAAACAGCAGTATTCCGATCACTGGCAAATGGTTAATCTGGCACAATTAATCAGCGGCTTAAGCCATGAACAAGCGCATTTATTTGCCAAACAAACAATCCAAATCCAGCTACAAGGTGATGACCGCTTACACACCGCAGTGCCCATCATGACCTTGGCACAGATCATCACTCAATTGTTTGAAAATGCCGCCAAACATGCCTTTATTGGCCGGCCAACCGGTACCATCACGCTGGCTTGGGCACGCAAGGCGCAGCAGATTCAATTGAGCTATCAAGATAATGGCTTGGGGATGCCAGCGGATTTGGTCCGGAAAATTTTTGACCCGTTTTTCACCTCGAAATTTGGGCAAGGAACCAATGGTTTGGGGATGACTCGCGTGTATCAATTAATCACCCAACAGATGCATGGTACGGTACGTGTCGAGAGTGAAATGGGGCAGGGGCTAAGTATCAATCTAAGTTGGCCAGAACCCGATAAAACCGAAATTAAGCCGGAATATAGCTGA
- a CDS encoding methyl-accepting chemotaxis protein, producing the protein MTVSISHVADRAGECDRTAREAGHMAATGGSVIESTITSINQIADDVRNSAQQIESLKERTASINAVVNVIKEIADQTNLLALNAAIEAARAGELGRGFAVVADEVRKLAERTGSSTQEIIGTVSAIQNEANATVHTMQQTVRRVDLGVEQAHEASDAISKIRHNADLVVDQVSEITSSMREQSSASSMMAQQVERVAQMSEESSSVAQNTASEGARLRQLSQELDAAITRYRV; encoded by the coding sequence GTGACCGTCAGCATTAGCCACGTCGCCGATCGTGCCGGTGAATGCGATCGCACCGCACGCGAAGCTGGTCATATGGCAGCCACAGGCGGCTCGGTCATTGAAAGCACCATCACCAGCATTAATCAAATTGCGGATGATGTGCGCAATTCTGCTCAGCAAATTGAATCATTGAAAGAGCGCACCGCCAGCATTAATGCCGTAGTGAATGTGATTAAAGAAATTGCCGATCAAACCAACTTACTGGCGCTTAATGCAGCCATTGAAGCGGCTCGCGCTGGCGAGCTTGGGCGTGGTTTTGCGGTGGTGGCGGACGAAGTGCGCAAACTAGCCGAACGCACCGGCTCTTCAACGCAAGAAATTATTGGCACCGTGAGTGCCATTCAAAATGAAGCGAATGCCACGGTTCACACCATGCAGCAAACCGTACGCCGCGTAGATCTGGGTGTGGAGCAAGCACATGAAGCCAGCGATGCGATTAGCAAAATTCGGCATAACGCCGATCTGGTAGTCGATCAGGTTAGTGAAATTACTAGTTCAATGCGCGAACAAAGCTCGGCTAGTTCGATGATGGCGCAGCAAGTTGAGCGGGTAGCGCAAATGTCGGAAGAAAGTAGTTCAGTCGCGCAGAACACGGCCTCTGAAGGTGCGCGCTTACGGCAACTTAGTCAGGAACTCGATGCGGCGATTACCCGCTACCGCGTCTAA
- a CDS encoding DMT family transporter yields the protein MNWLYLAIAIIAEVIATSALKATAGFSRLLPSLLVVAGYGTAFYFLSLTLRSIPLGIAYALWSGAGIVLVSMVGWFFYRQQLDWPALLGIALIISGVLVINLFSQSAGH from the coding sequence ATGAACTGGCTGTATCTGGCAATTGCCATTATTGCCGAAGTCATCGCGACTTCGGCGCTCAAAGCCACGGCAGGGTTTAGTCGTTTGCTTCCCTCGCTGCTGGTCGTGGCGGGCTATGGCACCGCATTTTATTTCTTATCACTCACCTTGCGCAGTATTCCGCTCGGGATTGCCTATGCCTTATGGTCAGGAGCAGGAATTGTCTTGGTCAGTATGGTGGGGTGGTTTTTTTATCGCCAGCAACTTGATTGGCCTGCGCTGCTGGGCATTGCACTGATTATCAGCGGTGTACTGGTGATTAATTTGTTTTCCCAATCAGCGGGGCACTAA